From the Platichthys flesus chromosome 6, fPlaFle2.1, whole genome shotgun sequence genome, one window contains:
- the LOC133955657 gene encoding beta-1,4-N-acetylgalactosaminyltransferase 3-like isoform X5, whose protein sequence is MTIDSPLTRLRRRDKCLMFGTILLLGTLAVYLEMIGTQAWNNNSSLKAYSVSNIWRKYNSDNLYKGRANLHAFEDWCGKSIAELRKNPHYPLYPHSRSTVLKLAVTPKWTNYGLRIFGYLHPYTDGEFVFALSSQDNSELWLSTDESPLNLQLLGWVGKTGAEWTAPGEFEKYVSQISRPVALSAERKYFFELLHKQDHEGTDHVEVAWQLQGEGSRFTAIDSKHISLYVDESAMVPGDVEHIPQTAASHSNTKQSSSTVDMLREDPRDVLLHVPLINSKFLQDVLPDCEYKPSYTYKGSHLARYQGLNYVKSSFIYPNDHTRLTQMESEKSCFYHAHILENSENMKLDSPDLQEQDRMIDQNLMEEKSADYYETDYETFAEKFRQVLRSLPVHEDDKKPHPQKTQIVGEERRIVKRSLKLLKVKNNVNKHWSQTFQINHLDYRAHNSDAMEMNCNIAGSLLINSDEVLPVVKNFMDKLNKEHNGRFTLVKVVNVVKRVDPAKGIRYLLELLLKDMKGQMVRLSQYVYATSNQPELVLCNPVAFSWNPLATVHIIVPVKNQARWVHKLITEMEKVFRESGDTNFNLIVTDYDSTDMDVEKALKKSSLHRYQYVKLTGNFQRSAGLQAGIDLIKDPHSIVFLCDLHLQFPTSIIDSIRKHSVEGHMAFAPIVLRLDCGASPLEARGFWEVHGFGLLGIYKSDLDAVGGMNTREYTDRWGGEDWELLDRIIKSKLEVDRIYLRNFFHFFHSKRGMWNE, encoded by the exons GCCTGAAAGCTTACAGTGTCAGCAACATCTGGAGGAAATACAATTCTGACAACTTG tATAAGGGACGGGCCAATCTGCACGCGTTTGAGGACTGGTGCGGCAAATCTATAGCTGAGCTCCGCAAGAACCCGCACTACCCGCTGTATCCTCAC TCCAGAAGTACAGTACTGAAGCTGGCCGTCACTCCTAAGTGGACTAACTATGGCCTCAGGATATTTGGCTATCTGCATCCATATACTGACG gagagtttgtttttgctttgagcTCTCAGGACAACTCTGAGTTGTGGCTAAGCACAGACGAATCCCCCCTGAATTTGCAGTTACTGGGATGGGTTGGAAAG ACTGGCGCAGAGTGGACCGCCCCTGGCGAGTTTGAGAAATATGTTAGTCAGATATCCAGACCAGTGGC GCTTTCTGCAGAGAGGAAGTACTTTTTTGAACTCCTCCACAAGCAGGACCATGAAGGGACGGACCATGTGGAGGTGGCT TGGCAGCTCCAGGGTGAAGGCTCCAGATTCACTGCTATTGACTCCAAGCACATCTCTCTCTATGTTG ATGAGTCTGCTATGGTACCAGGTGATGTTGAACACATACCTCAGACGGCTGCAAGCCACTCCAACACGAAACAGAGCAGCTCTACAGTCGACATGCTGAGGGAAGACCCACGAGACGTTCTCCTCCATG TGCCTTTGATAAACAGCAAGTTCCTACAAGATGTTTTGCCTGACTGCGAGTACAAACCCAGCTACACATACAAAGGTTCTCATCTGGCCCGCTATCAAGGACTAaattat GTCAAATCGTCCTTCATCTACCCTAATGATCATACCCGACTCACACAAATGGAGTCCGAGAAAAGCTGCTTCTACCACGCCCACATCTTGGAAAA CTCCGAAAACATGAAACTAGACAGTCCAGACCTGCAGGAACAAGACAGAA TGATAGATCAGAACCTGATGGAGGAGAAATCGGCAGACTACTATGAAACAGATTATGAGACCTTTGCTGAGAAATTCCGGCAGGTACTTCGGTCCTTACCCGTGCATGAAGACGACAAAAAGCCTCATCCTCAGAAGACCCAAATTGTGGGTGAGGAGCGGAGGATTGTAAAAAGATCACTTAAGCTCCTGAAGGTAAAGAATAATGTCAACAAGCACTGGAGTCAGACCTTCCAGATCAACCACCTGGACTATCGGGCACATAATTCAGATGCTATGGAAATGAATTGCAATATTGCTGGCAGTCTGCTTATCAACTCCGATGAGGTTCTGCCAGTGGTCAAGAATTTCATGGACAAACTCAACAAAGAACATAATGG GCGGTTCACATTGGTGAAAGTGGTTAACGTGGTGAAGCGTGTGGACCCAGCCAAAGGAATCCGCTacctcctggagctgctgcttaaAGACATGAAGGGCCAGATGGTGCGTCTGTCACAATACGTCTACGCTACGAGTAACCAACCTGAGCTGGTTCTGTGTAACCCAGTGGCCTTCAGCTGGAATCCACTTGCCACCGTCCACATCATAGTTCCAG TGAAAAACCAGGCTCGGTGGGTGCACAAGCTGATTACTGAAATGGAGAAAGTGTTCAGAGAATCCGGAGACACCAACTTCAACCTCATTGTCACCGACTACGACAGCACTGACATGGACGTGGAGAAGGCTCTAAAGAAATCGTCACTCCACAG GTACCAGTATGTGAAGCTCACTGGAAACTTCCAGCGCTCTGCTGGTCTGCAGGCAGGAATCGACCTTATAAAA GATCCACACAGCATAGTGTTTCTTTGTGACCTCCACCTCCAATTCCCTACCTCCATAATCGACAGCATCAGGAAACACTCTGTGGAGGGACACATGGCTTTTGCTCCCATCGTCTTGAGACTGGACTGTGGGGCTTCACCACTGGAGGCCAGAG GTTTCTGGGAGGTGCACGGCTTTGGCCTGCTTGGAATCTATAAGTCTGATCTGGATGCAGTAGGAGGAATGAACACCAGAGAATATACAGACCGCTGGGGAGGGGAAGACTGGGAGCTACTCGACAG GATCATTAAGTCAAAACTGGAAGTGGATAGGATCTACTTGAGGAACTTCTTCCACTTCTTTCACTCCAAACGTGGCATGTGGAACGAGTAG